In a genomic window of Colias croceus chromosome 20, ilColCroc2.1:
- the LOC123700858 gene encoding tol-Pal system protein TolA-like isoform X2, with amino-acid sequence MKYCLLLILTLLVSAWGHPRQKRQSGHESNIFRDLQLKDHKVRETQRDCKGKCASSIAQKAAAEAKAAQAAQNAAGAQAAHMVKTQLAERALQAAKAAEAALAGKQAVVEQLQQEVKEAEAVVAENSAAVHQQQSAVNAGVQAAQQATAQDLIG; translated from the exons ATGAAATATTGTCTGCTGTTGATTTTGACACTGCTGGTGTCTGCGTGGGGACATCCGCGGCAAAAGAGGCAATCGGGTCATGAATCAAATATATTTCGGGATTTACAATTAAAGGACCATAAAGTGAGAGAAACGCAGCGGGATTGTAAAGGGAAGTGTGCTTCGAGTATAGCGCAGAAGGCTGCAGCTGAGGCTAAAGCTGCACAGGCTGCACAGAACGCTGCAGGGGCCCAGGCGGCTCATATG GTCAAAACACAGTTAGCAGAAAGGGCGTTACAAGCAGCCAAAGCTGCAGAAGCTGCTCTTGCTGGTAAGCAAGCTGTTGTGGAACAGCTGCAACAAGAAGTGAAGGAAGCTGAGGCGGTGGTCGCTGAGAACTCTGCAGCTGTTCACCAACAACAGTCAGCTGTTAATGCTGGTGTGCAAGCAGCTCAACAAGCTACTGCGCAG GACCTGATTGGGTAA